The genomic DNA GAGGCGATTTTCTACACTGACAGTATCAATAATCCCTACTACGAGAGCGTCTATCGGACGATGTTCGTTCCCTTCTGCTTGACGGGCGGCACTGCCGCGAGTAACTAGAACCCACTCATCAAAACCAGCGCCTACACTATCTGCTGCCACCTCATATCCGGGCATGGGTGCGCCTTCCTCATCTATAAACTGCAACAGCAGCAGTTTTGATCCTCTGAGACTCGGCTCTTTTTGGTTACTGACAACTGTGCCGCGAACTTTGGCAATTTGCATTTGATGGGATTGGGAAGTTTTGATGTGTTAAGCCTGAAATCTTAAGTCTGAAAGCTCAAGTCTGAAGTCTCAAGTCTGAAGTCTAAAATCTGAAGTCTAAAATCGAGTTTTATCCTTCACGCTTCATTAGATGCTCCGTCTTATGGTCTGTTCAGAGGGCGGATGCCGCTGACGCTTTCCCGGAACTGTTCTACAGCTTCGGTGTAGCGGATGGGCAGGACGTATTCTAGGTTTTCGTGGGGACGAGCGATGATGTGGGTAGACAAAACTTGGCCGCCATTAACTCGCTTGACTGACTCAACGCCAGCGGCGACTGAGGCTTGCACTTCTGAAACGTCACCCCGGACAATTACTGTCACGCGAGCGCTACCGATTTTTTCATAGCCTACGAGGGTGACGCGAGCGGCTTTCACCATCGCGTCGGCAGCTTCTACCACTGCTGGGAAACCGAGGGTTTCGATCATGCCTACTGCAATTGCCATTGGTTTGACTCCTAAATTAAGATTTGCAGAAATATACGTTTGATAAGAAGGGGTTGCAGTTTGCTTGAGGGCAAACTTGCAATTTTTAGTAGCCTCGGAATTGTTCTACGGCTTCGGTGTAACGAATTGGCAGAACGTATTCGAGGTTTTCGTGAGGGCGGGCGATGATGTGGGTGGAGACTACTTCTCCGCCGTTTACCCGTTTGACTGATTCAACGCCGGCGGCGACTGAGGCTTGCACTTCTGAGACATCGCCCCGGATGATGACTGTCACGCGGGCGCTGCCGATTTTTTCGTAGCCGACAAGGGTGACGCGCGCAGCTTTCACCATCGCGTCAGCGGCTTCGACTATAGCCGGGAAGCCTTTTGTTTCAATCATTCCAACAGCAATTGACATATTCGATCTCCTTTGAGATTTAGCAGAATCAAAGGTGCAAATCTTTGAGATTTCTGAAAATTTGGACGGGAAGCCCCACCCATTTCAGCCTGGGAAAACGGTTTTAACGTTACCTATTTTAAGAATAGGAGAATGGGGCCCCGTTGACAATATAAACCGCCATTATAATTTTTAATAAGAAAAATTAAATTTAGTAATGCGTCAATTAACTTAATAATTCTTTAATAAAGTTAATATTCATAGATGTACTTGCCTTTCAATTATCGCAATTATGATCTAATTTGTTGAATAAGTAAATATGCTGATATAACTTCAGTTTGCTGTGGGGGATGGGGCAGATTTTTGGCGATCGCACTTTCTACTATTTGGGGCTCAAAGCGGTATATTTAAACAAAATAGAAAGTATTTTGCCAAAACTCTATAATCCAACTTTGGTCTGACTTCTAGAGTTGATCGGACTTACGCGGCAGATCCCCCAAACCCCGATTTTCGGGGGCAATTCCTCAAAGTGAAATTTCAAGGATAAATTCAATGACTCAGTTCCTCCTGCAAAGCTGTTGGTGGATACCTTTATACGGCGTGTTCGGTGCGGTTTTAACCTTGCCTTGGTCAACTGGAAGCATCCGCAGGACGGGCCCTCGGCCAGCGGCCTACTTTAATTTATTGATGACTGTGTTCGCCTTCATACATGGGTCAATTTTATTCAGGGCGACTTGGGGTCAAGATCCTCAACAGTTACTCCTGCATTGGCTACAAGCGGGTGACTTAGATTTGTCTTTTGCTCTAGAAATCTCCTCATTGAGCGTGGGTGCAATGGAGTTGGTAACGGGTTTGAGCTTGATAGCGCAAATCTATGCCTTGGGATACATGGAAAAAGACTGGGCTCTGGCTCGATTTTTCGCGTTGCTGGGCTTTTTTGAAGGGGCGATTAGCGGGATTGCGATCAGCGATTCGCTGTTTCTGACTTATGCTTTGCTGGAAATGCTGACGCTTTCGACTTATCTATTGGTGGGGTTCTGGTACGCTCAACCTTTGGTAGTGACGGCTGCTAGGGATGCGTTTTTGACGAAGCGGGTGGGTGATGTGTTGCTGCTGATGGGAGTGGTGACGCTTTCGACGCTGGCGGGGAGTTTGAATTTTGCGGATTTGGAACGGTGGGCACAAACTGCAACTTTACCACCGCTGACGGCGACTTTGTTGGGCTTGGCTTTGATTGCCGGGCCCATTGGCAAGTGCGCTCAATTTCCCCTGCATTTGTGGCTGGATGAGGCGATGGAGGGGCCAAATCCGGCTTCTATTTTGCGGAATACGGTGGTGGTGGCGACGGGAGCTTATGTGTTGATTAAGCTACAGCCTGTTTTGGCGCTGTCGCCGCTGACTGGTATGACTTTGGAGATTATTGGGACTGTGACTGCGATCGGGGCTTCGCTGGTAGCGATCGCCCAAATTGATATTAAGCGGGCATTTTCCCATTCGACAAGTGCTTATCTGGGTTTGGTGTTCATTGCGGTGGGTCAGAATCATGTAGATATAGCTCTGCTGTTGCTATTTACGCACGCGATCGCCAAAGCCCTATTATTTATGAGCGCCGGCTCAATTATTTTGACAACTAACACTCAAGACTTGACAGAAATGGGTGGTTTGTGGTCAAAAATGCCTGCTACAACTATTGCTTACGTTGTCGGCGCTACAAGTATGGTGGCGGTACTACCCCTGGGAAGTTTTTGGGCGATGCGGCGCTGGATTAATGGTTTTTGGATAGTTCCTTGGTGGCTAGTTGCAGTGTTGCTGTTGGTGAATTGTTTAACGACTTTGAATTTAACTCGCGTATTTGGTTTAGTGTTTGCGGGCAAATCGCAACCGAAAACTCGCAGAGCTCCAGAGGTAGCATGGCCGATGGCTGTACCAATGGTATCGATGATAGTGGTAGCGCTATTGATGCCTTTGATGTTGCAGAACTGGCAATTATTAATTAGTTGGAGTGGCCCTTGGGTTGACAATTCTGATGTCTGGTCTTTACAACAGATTATTAATCAGTTAGATGTACCTTTATTGGCCCTGTCTGGCTTAGTTGGGGCGGTAATTGGAGGGGCGATTTACATTTACGATCTGTGGCCGAAACCAGTGCGCCTCCCTTGGAAGTATTTGCAGGATTTGTTTGCTTATGACTTTTATATTGACCGGGTTTATCGGTTGACTGTGGTGTGGGCGGTTGAGATGATTTCCAAGGCTAGCGCTTGGGTTGACCGCTATGCGATCGATGGGGTAGTTAATTTGTTTGGTTTAGCCACTCTTTTTAGTGGAGAAGGATTGAAGTATGGCGTTACTGGGCAGTCGCAATTTTATGTGCTGACTATTGTTGTGGGAGTGGGGATGTTGTTATTCCTGATGATTGGCATCTTTTAACCCCAGAAGTTGGGTTAGCCGCCGCGCTTTGGCCGATGAATGCAGATGAATTAAATTTCTATTGGGGGATTTGTATTTGTTTGCATTTTCATCTGCAATCTATTAGTTTTTTTTGGAAGTGGGAAAGGTGGATTTTGATATGATATCACTCAAACTCAATGGGTGTGCAATAGGGGGAAAGTTAATTGATGCTTAGTGCTTTAATCTGGATACCAATATTAGGGGCGGCTGTAATTGGGTTTTGGCCAGGAGTCATCGCGCCTAATATTTCTCGGAAGATCTCGCTTGTAATTGCTGGTGCAGCTTTCCTGTGGTCTGTATTCTTAGCAACTCAGTTCGATCCTAGTGTTGGTGGTTTACAGTTCTCTGAATTTCTCCCCTGGATAAAACCCTTGGGATTAAACTATAACCTGGGTATTGATGGCTTATCTTTACCTTTGGTAATTTTAAATAGCCTGTTGACAGGTATCGCCATCTATAGTACAGATGAATCTATCCACAGACCGAGAGTTTATTATGCTTTAATGCTGCTGATAGCTGGCGGAGTTGCTGGTGCATTCTTGGCTCAAAATTTGTTGCTGTTCTTCCTATTTTTTGAGATAGAACTAATCCCACTTTATCTGCTAATTGCCATTTGGGGAGGCGCTCGCAAAGGCTATGCAGCTACTAAGTTTTTGCTCTACACTGCGGTTGCGGGAATTCTGGTATTAGCATCTTTCTTAGGTGTAGTTTGGTTCAGCGGGGCTGGCAGTTTTGATTTAGAAACGTTGCAGGCATCGTCTTTACCATTGAGAACCCAAATCATTTTACTAACTGGAATTTTGGTAGCATTTGCAATTAAAATTCCTTTAGTTCCCTTTCATACTTGGCTACCTGATGCTCACGTTGAAGCTTCCACACCAGTTTCCGTATTACTAGCAGGCGTACTGCTGAAATTGGGAACTTATGGGATGTTGCGATTTGGGTTAGGTTTATTTCCCCAAGCGTGGGCAATCTTATCCCCTTGGTTAGCAAGTTGGGCAGTTGTCAGCGTGCTCTATGGGGCAAGTTGTGCGATCGCGCAAAAAGACATGAAAAAAATGGTAGCCTATAGTTCTATCGCCCACATGGGTTATATCCTATTAGGAAGTGCCGCCGCTACTCCAGTGAGTTTAATCGGAACTGTCCTGCAAATGGTCAGTCACGGCTTAATTTCCGGGCTGCTATTTCTCAGCGTTGGTGTTGTTTACAAAAAATCCGGCAGTCGCGATTTAGACACAATTAAAGGTTTACTCAATCCCGAACGTGGATTGCCCATGATTGGAACTTTAATGATTTTAGGAGTAATGGCAAGTGCAGGTATCCCCGGCATGGCGGGATTCATTGCTGAGTTTTTAGTGTTTCGGGGAAGTATGCCTGTATTTCCCGTGCAAACATTGCTGTGCATGATTGGCACGGGCTTAACTTCAGTGTACTTTTTAATCATGGTTAACCGCGCCTTTTTCGGTCGGCTTTCCGATTTAGTGATTAACTTACCTCAAGTATTGTGGCGCGATCGCATTCCCCCAATGATACTAGCTGTAATCATTATTATTTTAGGATTGCTGCCCAGCGTAGTAGTTGGACTCAGCGAGGCCACAGCCACAGCAATAGTAGCACCAGTGCAGTCTGTAGTCCAACTATCTCAAAGCTTTGATTCAAAGCTCTAGTAAACAAGCATCTCAGTCCTTTTGAAAGTTTTTTACTCTGACATGACTTACGCAGGATCGCAGTACGGCCGCCATCTTGACGGTGACTTTACCGCCAAGATGGTAGCGTTACGTAAAGCTTGCGTAAGTTCTATCTGAAAAGGAATAAATTGCTTCTTTCTTACTAACCCAAAACAGTCAGAATAAGAACAGATAAAAAAATAGTTATAGAGAGTGAACCCAAATGACAAGAACTGCATTAAAACCATCTACCCATATTCTCAGCTCTTACATCCAACGTTTAGAATCTGGCGAAGCTTTACTTCCTGACTCAGCCGAAAATCTCGTAGAAGTCGTAGGGATTCTGAAAAGTTACGGTGTAGTTATTGGCGCTTATTCCGACAATCTGATCTACATTGCAGATAATCAATTTTTAGAACTTTTCCCCTTTTTCAAATACTTTAACGGCGAAATTAATCTGCCTAAATTGCTGCGTTACTGGTGGCACGATCGCATCAATTATGAATATGCCGAGTATTGCATGAGAACGATGCTTTGGCACGGCGGCGGCGGTTTGGATACTTATTTAGATTCGCCAGAATTTTGCCACCTTGCTGAGAAGGCCATCAAAGCTAAAGTTAAAGGAAATTGGCCAATTCTAGGACTCAATCGACTATTCCCTGACTTTTTGCTCGAACAAGTGCGAGTGCTAGCTTACTACAGCGGTTTAGGGCAATTCTGGCGAGTAATGAGCGATATGTTTCTTGCTTTATCAGATCGCTACGATAAAGGAGAAATTAAATCAATTCCACAAGTTGTAGATCATATTAAAGCTGCTTTAGTAAAAGCAGCAAATAACCCGATTACCTACAGCGTCAAGATTGGCAATGAAGTCTATGATATCCTTCCTGCTGCTGCTGGCTTGACATTTTTAGTAGATGTCGCCGTGCCTTATGTCGAAGCGATTTTCTTCCGGGGAACTCCTTTCTTTGGCGTAATTTCCTACAATGCTCAAGCTCATCAAGTACCCTCAAATCAAGCAGACTTTGCCTACGGTGCTTTATATGCTGACCCTTTGCCGATAGGAGGTGGTGGCATTCCGCCGACTCAAGCAATGCAGGATATGCGGCATTTCTTGCCAGAGTATTTGCACGAAATTTATCGCATGAGTT from Kamptonema formosum PCC 6407 includes the following:
- a CDS encoding carbon dioxide-concentrating mechanism protein CcmK — protein: MSIAVGMIETKGFPAIVEAADAMVKAARVTLVGYEKIGSARVTVIIRGDVSEVQASVAAGVESVKRVNGGEVVSTHIIARPHENLEYVLPIRYTEAVEQFRGY
- a CDS encoding EutN/CcmL family microcompartment protein, with the protein product MQIAKVRGTVVSNQKEPSLRGSKLLLLQFIDEEGAPMPGYEVAADSVGAGFDEWVLVTRGSAARQAEGNEHRPIDALVVGIIDTVSVENRLIYSKKDDSR
- a CDS encoding NAD(P)H-quinone oxidoreductase subunit F, whose product is MTQFLLQSCWWIPLYGVFGAVLTLPWSTGSIRRTGPRPAAYFNLLMTVFAFIHGSILFRATWGQDPQQLLLHWLQAGDLDLSFALEISSLSVGAMELVTGLSLIAQIYALGYMEKDWALARFFALLGFFEGAISGIAISDSLFLTYALLEMLTLSTYLLVGFWYAQPLVVTAARDAFLTKRVGDVLLLMGVVTLSTLAGSLNFADLERWAQTATLPPLTATLLGLALIAGPIGKCAQFPLHLWLDEAMEGPNPASILRNTVVVATGAYVLIKLQPVLALSPLTGMTLEIIGTVTAIGASLVAIAQIDIKRAFSHSTSAYLGLVFIAVGQNHVDIALLLLFTHAIAKALLFMSAGSIILTTNTQDLTEMGGLWSKMPATTIAYVVGATSMVAVLPLGSFWAMRRWINGFWIVPWWLVAVLLLVNCLTTLNLTRVFGLVFAGKSQPKTRRAPEVAWPMAVPMVSMIVVALLMPLMLQNWQLLISWSGPWVDNSDVWSLQQIINQLDVPLLALSGLVGAVIGGAIYIYDLWPKPVRLPWKYLQDLFAYDFYIDRVYRLTVVWAVEMISKASAWVDRYAIDGVVNLFGLATLFSGEGLKYGVTGQSQFYVLTIVVGVGMLLFLMIGIF
- a CDS encoding CO2 hydration protein; the encoded protein is MTRTALKPSTHILSSYIQRLESGEALLPDSAENLVEVVGILKSYGVVIGAYSDNLIYIADNQFLELFPFFKYFNGEINLPKLLRYWWHDRINYEYAEYCMRTMLWHGGGGLDTYLDSPEFCHLAEKAIKAKVKGNWPILGLNRLFPDFLLEQVRVLAYYSGLGQFWRVMSDMFLALSDRYDKGEIKSIPQVVDHIKAALVKAANNPITYSVKIGNEVYDILPAAAGLTFLVDVAVPYVEAIFFRGTPFFGVISYNAQAHQVPSNQADFAYGALYADPLPIGGGGIPPTQAMQDMRHFLPEYLHEIYRMSCRGEDDLRVQICQSFQKSMFCVTTAAILGLAPYPIDTSDAEEQKANRAYLENWMDRFVTSQLDFVNKPTERACQLFPERKS
- a CDS encoding carbon dioxide-concentrating mechanism protein CcmK; its protein translation is MAIAVGMIETLGFPAVVEAADAMVKAARVTLVGYEKIGSARVTVIVRGDVSEVQASVAAGVESVKRVNGGQVLSTHIIARPHENLEYVLPIRYTEAVEQFRESVSGIRPLNRP
- a CDS encoding NADH-quinone oxidoreductase subunit M, producing the protein MLSALIWIPILGAAVIGFWPGVIAPNISRKISLVIAGAAFLWSVFLATQFDPSVGGLQFSEFLPWIKPLGLNYNLGIDGLSLPLVILNSLLTGIAIYSTDESIHRPRVYYALMLLIAGGVAGAFLAQNLLLFFLFFEIELIPLYLLIAIWGGARKGYAATKFLLYTAVAGILVLASFLGVVWFSGAGSFDLETLQASSLPLRTQIILLTGILVAFAIKIPLVPFHTWLPDAHVEASTPVSVLLAGVLLKLGTYGMLRFGLGLFPQAWAILSPWLASWAVVSVLYGASCAIAQKDMKKMVAYSSIAHMGYILLGSAAATPVSLIGTVLQMVSHGLISGLLFLSVGVVYKKSGSRDLDTIKGLLNPERGLPMIGTLMILGVMASAGIPGMAGFIAEFLVFRGSMPVFPVQTLLCMIGTGLTSVYFLIMVNRAFFGRLSDLVINLPQVLWRDRIPPMILAVIIIILGLLPSVVVGLSEATATAIVAPVQSVVQLSQSFDSKL